The Schistocerca nitens isolate TAMUIC-IGC-003100 chromosome 7, iqSchNite1.1, whole genome shotgun sequence genome contains a region encoding:
- the LOC126195207 gene encoding uncharacterized protein LOC126195207, whose amino-acid sequence MKVTLSRGMAAAQRRKAEIAQSLSQRRVNKSKNTSESSSDLLTEEYDELKRNYRSIQEENLKLQAIITDVTQVNKRWQRYNNDRQVYVDKLLTTIKEQQEQMNKISEDSAVNLNKQNSAGSEIENLRQKNLELREEVHHLRKELDEKEREGAALRVQAQVHRDDWEAERAEKIAALQQREQAEKRVEELKMDLRNLSQKLREERLRSPFQCPSCGHCFPLEDTAIAPKPVEPCKRRGSLIARGCYMTSDDDMYLTCDKVASRNPSSALVKDSNTEDSGSMEKSCETTEPLKNNFPEDSPCTSFSVVSGEGAVTLGFSSSGLASVTSFPVHTYSPVAASGASRKSTPFRSGSPPSVQQFSGRSSQSCTPVSTQEDEDEDEDGGIATQTRMDIICPGCSAVFPPGHHIDFLDHFELCQQQKPPISEELEEPKTVLKCPKCSRTFPSCQQINFLDHFDQCKWPERRFVEQDTANNGCMSR is encoded by the exons ATGAAGGTGACGTTGAGTCGTGGAATGGCAGCGGCGCAACGGAGGAAAGCGGAGATCGCGCAGTCACTGTCGCAAAGGCGCGTCAACAAATCGAAG AATACCTCTGAAAGCAGTTCCGACCTTTTGACCGAAGAATACGACGAACTGAAGAGGAATTATCGGTCAATTCAAGAGGAAAATTTGAAGTTGCAAGCTATCATAACGGAC GTAACACAGGTGAACAAACGGTGGCAGCGATATAATAACGATCGTCAAGTGTATGTTGACAAACTTTTGACAaccataaaagaacaacaagaacaaatgaatAAGATATCTGAGGACTCAGCTGTCAACTTGAACAAACAG AACTCAGCTGGCAGTGAAATTGAAAATCTGAGACAAAAAAATCTGGAACTGAGAGAAGAGGTTCACCATTTGAGGAAAGAGCTTGATGAGAAAGAACGAGAAGGAGCTGCTCTGAGGGTACAGGCGCAGGTCCACCGCGATGACTGGGAAGCAGAGCGTGCAGAGAAAATTGCTGCCCTGCAGCAGCGCGAACAAGCAGAGAAGCGTGTAGAAGAATTGAAAATGGACTTACGGAATCTTTCACAAAAG TTGAGAGAAGAACGCTTGCGCAGTCCATTCCAGTGCCCAAGCTGCGGGCACTGTTTTCCTTTAGAGGATACAGCAATAGCTCCTAAACCTGTGGAACCATGCAAAAGAAGG GGATCCTTGATAGCGCGAGGTTGTTACATGACATCAGATGATGACATGTACCTCACTTGTGACAAAGTTGCCAGCAGAAATCCATCATCTGCACTGGTCAAAGATTCAAATACAGAAGACTCTGGCAGTATGGAAAAAAGCTGTGAAACAACTGAACcacttaaaaataattttcctgAAGATTCTCCGTGCACCAGCTTCTCAGTTGTATCTGGTGAAGGTGCTGTGACATTGGGGTTCAGCAGTTCTGGGCTGGCTTCCGTTACTTCTTTCCCTGTACATACATATTCTCCAGTGGCAGCAAGTGGAGCATCAAGGAAAAGTACTCCATTCCGAAGTGGTTCTCCTCCCTCAGTTCAACAGTTCTCAGGAAGGTCTTCACAATCATGTACCCCAGTCTCAacacaagaagatgaagatgaagatgaagatggtgGCATAGCAACACAAACTCGTATGGACATAATTTGCCCTGGGTGTAGTGCTGTATTCCCACCTGGTCACCACATAGACTTCTTAGACCACTTCGAACTCTGCCAACAGCAGAAACCTCCAATCAGTGAGGAACTAGAAGAGCCAAAAACTGTGCTGAAATGTCCAAAATGTAGTCGGACTTTTCCATCTTGTCAACAGATTAACTTCTTAGATCATTTTGATCAATGTAAGTGGCCAGAAAGGAGGTTTGTTGAACAGGATACAGCAAACAATGGCTGTATGAGCAGGTGA